Proteins from one Chroococcidiopsis sp. CCMEE 29 genomic window:
- a CDS encoding aspartate carbamoyltransferase catalytic subunit — MPTSIWTRHHVLSLADFTSAEYNTVLQTAASFREVLSRRTKKVPTLQGQVVANLFFEPSTRTRSSFELAAKRLSADTLNFAAATSSLTKGETILDTAKTYLAMGTDMMVIRHREAGVPQAIAAEMDRLGVRVGVLNAGDGQHEHPSQALLDLFTICTILDPDQPRLELLQGKKIAIVGDILHSRVARSNIWSLTASGAEVHLAAPPTLLPQLFAEFVSDDGRAGGAGEKPQIQNRKLFVHWTVEPALQDADFVMTLRLQKERMTQHLLPSLREYHHRFGITRDRLKLCQPNVKVLHPGPVNRGVEISSELMDNPQFSLISEQVTSGVAVRMALLYLMGSSKV, encoded by the coding sequence ATGCCTACTTCCATTTGGACTCGCCACCACGTTCTTTCCCTCGCTGATTTCACCAGCGCTGAATACAATACAGTGTTGCAGACTGCCGCTAGCTTCAGAGAAGTGCTGTCGCGGCGGACGAAAAAAGTACCAACGTTGCAAGGACAGGTAGTCGCTAATTTGTTTTTTGAACCGTCTACCCGCACCCGCAGTAGTTTTGAACTGGCAGCTAAACGCCTCTCTGCTGATACGCTCAACTTTGCAGCAGCAACCTCTTCCCTAACCAAGGGAGAAACGATTTTGGATACAGCAAAGACATATTTAGCGATGGGAACGGATATGATGGTGATTCGCCATCGAGAAGCTGGGGTTCCACAAGCGATTGCCGCTGAGATGGATCGTCTAGGAGTACGAGTAGGTGTCCTCAACGCCGGGGATGGTCAGCACGAACATCCGTCTCAAGCACTACTAGACTTGTTTACTATCTGTACCATCCTCGACCCAGATCAGCCACGACTTGAACTTTTGCAAGGCAAAAAGATTGCCATTGTAGGGGATATTTTACATTCACGGGTAGCCAGATCGAATATCTGGAGTTTAACGGCGAGTGGTGCAGAAGTGCATTTAGCAGCGCCACCCACTTTGTTACCGCAGTTGTTTGCAGAGTTTGTTAGTGATGATGGGAGAGCAGGGGGAGCAGGGGAGAAACCGCAAATTCAAAATCGTAAGCTGTTTGTGCATTGGACCGTTGAACCAGCTTTGCAGGATGCGGATTTTGTGATGACATTGCGTTTACAAAAGGAACGCATGACTCAACATTTACTGCCAAGTTTGAGAGAGTACCACCATCGATTTGGAATTACGCGCGATCGCCTGAAACTTTGCCAACCAAATGTTAAAGTACTGCACCCAGGTCCAGTTAACCGGGGGGTAGAAATTAGTTCTGAATTAATGGATAACCCCCAATTCAGCCTCATCTCTGAGCAAGTCACGAGTGGAGTTGCCGTGCGGATGGCACTCCTTTACTTAATGGGGAGTAGCAAGGTTTAA
- a CDS encoding HPF/RaiA family ribosome-associated protein, translating into MQVPLEITYRGVEKTDALDALVQEKIAKLEEVCDHITSCHIAIEKPHDRPRSGSPFRVRLDITVPPGHELVATNNPGADTQYEEIDVAIRDAFDAARRQLRKLNKRQHESDKGKTHAAPETIALVTQIFRDKGYGFLKTLEGEEIYFHRNSVLHDDFDRLEIGTGVRFFVEQGEQGPQASTVQIVNKPGSRVGKSGEEQIEPPLGWQ; encoded by the coding sequence ATGCAAGTTCCATTAGAGATTACCTATCGAGGTGTGGAAAAAACTGATGCTCTCGACGCATTAGTCCAGGAAAAGATCGCTAAGCTAGAAGAGGTCTGCGACCATATCACTAGCTGCCATATCGCTATCGAAAAGCCTCACGATCGCCCGCGTAGTGGTTCTCCCTTTCGGGTGCGGCTTGATATTACGGTGCCGCCTGGTCATGAACTGGTAGCCACGAACAATCCAGGCGCAGATACCCAGTACGAAGAAATTGATGTGGCAATTCGAGATGCGTTTGATGCGGCTCGTCGTCAGCTGAGAAAACTCAACAAGCGGCAGCATGAAAGCGATAAAGGCAAGACTCATGCAGCGCCAGAAACTATCGCACTAGTGACCCAGATATTTCGGGACAAGGGGTACGGCTTTCTCAAGACTCTAGAAGGTGAGGAAATTTACTTCCACCGCAACAGCGTGCTGCATGACGACTTTGATCGCTTAGAAATTGGCACTGGCGTGCGGTTTTTCGTGGAACAGGGCGAACAGGGTCCACAAGCAAGTACGGTGCAGATTGTCAACAAACCAGGTTCCCGTGTTGGCAAATCTGGTGAAGAGCAAATCGAACCACCACTGGGTTGGCAGTAA
- a CDS encoding response regulator, translating into MKGRRTTVTILMADDDEDDCMLAHEALAESRLANDLHFVRDGEELMDYLYRRGKYVDSRSSPRPGLILLDLNMPRKDGREALKEIKADPNFRQIPIVVLTTSKAEEDIYRSYDLGANSFITKPVTFASLVEVMKTIGKYWFEIVELPLVQARNGHGHWSS; encoded by the coding sequence GTGAAAGGCCGCCGCACAACTGTCACAATTTTAATGGCTGATGATGACGAAGACGACTGTATGTTGGCTCATGAGGCGTTAGCAGAAAGTCGCTTGGCGAATGATCTGCACTTTGTTCGGGATGGCGAGGAGTTGATGGATTATCTGTATCGGCGTGGCAAATATGTTGACTCTCGCAGTTCGCCACGTCCTGGTTTAATCCTGCTGGATCTGAATATGCCGAGAAAAGACGGGCGTGAGGCACTGAAGGAGATCAAGGCAGATCCGAATTTCCGGCAAATTCCGATTGTGGTACTGACGACCTCAAAGGCAGAGGAAGATATTTATCGGAGCTATGATTTGGGCGCAAACTCGTTCATTACCAAGCCGGTGACGTTTGCGTCGTTAGTTGAGGTAATGAAGACAATTGGAAAATACTGGTTTGAAATTGTTGAACTGCCGCTCGTACAAGCGAGAAATGGACATGGACACTGGTCAAGTTAG
- the mgtE gene encoding magnesium transporter — translation MLTQDIHNSLLDITDLNHLKSELNRLPAVDVGDYIAQLSSERRAIAFRLLKKDQAIAVFEYLPPEVQEELLGSLHDTQVFQIIEAMSPDDRAVLFDELPAGVVKRLLQQLSPQERQATATILGYPEYTAGRVMTTEYVRLRQGLTVGEALNKIRQSDQDKETIYYAYVTDDNRKLVSVVSLRQLLFTIPDVLIRDIASDRAIKARTEMSQEEVAQLMKRYDLIALPVVDREDRLVGIITIDDVVDILEEEATQDIQKLAGVSGGDEAALSAPQVTIRKRLPWLLGNIGLYVGAASAIAPFQSVISLVPVLAVIMPILSNTSGNVAIQALSVTVRGLGVGEVTPLDTLKILRKEILAGLGTALALGLALGILSLIWSPPKDRWVALVAATVMVVNVFIAATLGTLLPMGLKQLKLDPALISGPLLTTILDAVGFLTFLSLISVALHLLSR, via the coding sequence ATGCTCACCCAGGATATTCATAATTCCCTACTGGATATTACAGATTTAAACCATCTGAAGTCGGAACTGAATCGCCTACCAGCTGTTGATGTCGGAGATTACATAGCTCAACTGTCCTCAGAACGGCGGGCGATCGCTTTTCGCTTGCTAAAAAAAGATCAGGCAATTGCTGTGTTTGAATATCTGCCGCCGGAAGTGCAGGAAGAACTACTCGGTTCGCTGCATGATACCCAGGTGTTTCAGATTATAGAAGCGATGAGCCCTGATGACCGAGCAGTACTATTTGATGAGCTGCCAGCAGGTGTAGTTAAGCGCCTTCTACAACAACTCAGTCCACAGGAACGACAAGCGACGGCGACGATTTTGGGTTATCCAGAATACACTGCTGGACGCGTGATGACGACGGAATATGTGCGACTGCGGCAGGGACTGACAGTAGGAGAAGCTCTAAATAAGATCCGGCAAAGTGACCAAGACAAGGAAACGATTTACTATGCCTACGTCACGGATGATAACCGCAAACTGGTGAGTGTTGTATCTTTACGGCAGCTACTGTTTACAATTCCTGATGTTTTGATCCGCGATATTGCTAGCGATCGCGCGATCAAAGCCCGTACCGAAATGTCCCAAGAAGAAGTCGCGCAACTAATGAAGCGCTATGACTTGATCGCCTTACCCGTAGTTGATCGCGAAGATCGCTTGGTTGGAATTATCACGATTGATGATGTGGTAGACATTCTAGAGGAGGAAGCCACTCAAGACATTCAGAAACTAGCAGGTGTAAGTGGTGGTGATGAAGCAGCCTTGTCTGCTCCTCAGGTAACGATTCGCAAGCGGTTGCCCTGGCTATTAGGAAATATTGGTTTGTATGTGGGTGCGGCAAGTGCGATCGCGCCCTTTCAAAGTGTAATTTCCCTGGTGCCAGTTCTGGCGGTGATTATGCCGATCTTGTCTAACACCAGCGGTAATGTAGCAATTCAGGCTTTATCAGTCACAGTCCGAGGACTAGGTGTAGGCGAAGTCACGCCTTTGGATACCCTAAAAATTCTCCGCAAGGAAATTCTCGCTGGGTTAGGCACAGCTTTAGCTTTGGGACTCGCCCTTGGCATCCTTTCCTTGATTTGGTCGCCTCCCAAAGACCGATGGGTAGCCTTAGTTGCCGCAACGGTAATGGTTGTTAATGTGTTTATAGCTGCCACGCTGGGAACATTGCTGCCAATGGGTTTGAAGCAGTTGAAACTCGATCCAGCACTCATTAGTGGACCACTGCTAACCACTATACTTGATGCTGTAGGCTTTCTGACCTTCCTATCGCTGATCTCCGTTGCTTTGCATCTACTATCGAGATGA
- a CDS encoding magnesium transporter encodes MLNNHHDTSSGLCEEPPVERSPLLALLEEDNVQQARELLATKQPAQIIAQIATLPAQLQAIAFYSLTRDKAIEVYQSLAPSVQQRLLENFKGQNESDLVGNLSPDERVQLFKFLYTPDSLPDNSQDEESSYFPSSPLDVTRRRIGWLLVLLVTNTITAAVIQSQEDILQQVVVLAIFIPLLLASGGNVSIQAATVVVRGLNSDLATQNNLLRVLGREAIAGILLGAILGIIVIGEAWLLQNNSAVAIVVGVSLFAISILGTVSGALLPFLFRFLKFDPALMAAPLSATIVDVVGILIYLYLARLILHI; translated from the coding sequence TTGCTGAATAACCATCACGATACATCCTCAGGCCTGTGCGAAGAGCCGCCAGTAGAGCGATCGCCACTGCTAGCCCTCCTAGAGGAGGATAACGTCCAGCAGGCTAGAGAGCTGTTAGCAACCAAACAACCTGCCCAGATTATTGCCCAGATTGCCACGTTGCCTGCTCAACTGCAAGCAATTGCCTTTTATTCACTGACTAGAGATAAGGCGATCGAAGTCTACCAGTCTCTTGCTCCCAGCGTGCAGCAGCGATTGCTAGAAAACTTCAAAGGTCAGAATGAGAGCGATCTGGTTGGCAATCTATCACCTGATGAGCGGGTACAGCTGTTTAAATTCCTCTACACACCCGACTCACTCCCAGATAACTCCCAAGATGAGGAGAGTAGCTATTTCCCCTCTAGTCCGCTAGATGTGACTCGAAGACGGATTGGTTGGCTATTGGTTCTGCTAGTCACGAATACTATCACCGCCGCTGTGATTCAGAGCCAGGAGGATATTTTGCAGCAGGTAGTAGTATTAGCAATCTTTATTCCCTTACTGCTTGCAAGTGGGGGCAATGTCAGTATTCAAGCAGCAACGGTGGTTGTTCGAGGTCTTAACTCTGATTTAGCTACCCAGAATAATCTGTTGCGAGTCCTTGGGCGGGAGGCGATCGCTGGCATTTTGCTGGGGGCAATCTTGGGGATCATCGTCATTGGAGAGGCGTGGCTGCTACAAAACAATTCCGCTGTGGCAATTGTTGTGGGGGTTAGTCTATTCGCAATTTCGATATTAGGCACAGTCTCTGGCGCACTGCTGCCGTTCTTATTTCGATTCCTGAAGTTTGATCCAGCCCTAATGGCTGCCCCCCTCAGTGCCACGATTGTCGATGTGGTGGGGATCTTGATTTACCTCTATTTAGCGCGGCTGATTTTACATATTTAG
- a CDS encoding transposase: MLTLNYTYRIYPSSDQQAQMLEWLETCRRLYNRCLRDLKDWINSRKCSVDYCSLEKEYIMSPDIPFPNYLEQKRQLTQWKKTDPFLKDVYSQTAQDVVKRMHNTWEAFKQRGSGFPRYKKFGQYHSFYYPQFKDNPITAESGGINRDGGIPSPRRLFKRGCQIKLPMIGLVPINQHRPVPDGFKVKGVRVVSRARNTQWYVVVTIQCDVSIPDTQPFGRAIGIDIGLENFLTTSDNFTVVPCRFFRDLQSRLKVLQRRVSRKQKRSKNWEKSQIKVARLHHQIANTRKNFHLHIAHQLCDQADSIFVEDIDFRVSSKGFLGKQMLDGAFGQFRALLQWVCWKRGKYFGQVDHRFTSQICPNCNSHTGKKDLSVREHQCSECGYQTTRDHAAAEVIKQRGESSIVPLDGRERKQPTECVLAGSNKTSQVQRRNALL, from the coding sequence ATGTTAACACTCAATTACACGTACCGAATTTATCCTTCTTCAGACCAGCAAGCACAGATGCTTGAATGGCTAGAGACTTGTAGACGCTTGTATAATCGCTGCTTACGAGACTTAAAAGATTGGATAAATAGTCGTAAATGTAGTGTTGATTACTGCTCCCTAGAAAAGGAATACATTATGTCTCCTGACATACCATTTCCTAATTACTTGGAGCAAAAAAGACAACTTACCCAGTGGAAGAAAACTGATCCTTTCTTAAAGGATGTATATTCTCAAACTGCACAGGATGTAGTTAAAAGAATGCATAATACTTGGGAAGCCTTTAAACAACGTGGTTCTGGATTTCCAAGATATAAGAAATTTGGTCAGTATCACTCTTTTTACTACCCACAATTTAAAGATAACCCAATCACAGCGGAAAGCGGCGGTATTAATAGGGACGGGGGAATCCCGTCTCCCCGCCGACTTTTCAAGAGAGGGTGTCAGATTAAATTGCCAATGATAGGACTTGTACCTATTAATCAGCACAGACCTGTTCCCGATGGATTCAAGGTTAAAGGGGTGCGGGTAGTATCTAGAGCTAGAAACACCCAATGGTATGTAGTTGTTACAATCCAGTGTGATGTATCTATTCCAGACACTCAACCATTTGGTAGAGCAATTGGCATAGACATTGGACTTGAGAATTTTTTAACAACGTCTGACAACTTCACAGTTGTACCATGCCGTTTCTTCAGGGATTTACAAAGTAGGCTGAAAGTGCTGCAGCGTAGAGTCAGTAGAAAACAGAAAAGGTCGAAAAACTGGGAGAAGTCTCAAATCAAAGTAGCTAGATTACACCACCAGATCGCTAATACACGCAAGAATTTTCATCTGCATATTGCTCACCAACTTTGCGACCAGGCAGATAGTATCTTTGTGGAAGATATAGATTTTCGAGTCTCTTCCAAAGGCTTTTTGGGCAAGCAGATGCTGGATGGCGCGTTTGGTCAATTCAGGGCATTACTGCAATGGGTATGCTGGAAAAGAGGGAAATACTTTGGTCAAGTTGACCATCGCTTTACTTCTCAAATCTGCCCTAATTGCAACTCTCATACAGGTAAAAAAGATTTATCTGTAAGAGAGCATCAATGTTCTGAATGCGGGTATCAAACTACTCGTGACCATGCCGCTGCTGAAGTTATTAAACAGCGTGGTGAATCTAGTATAGTACCGCTGGACGGGCGGGAACGGAAACAGCCTACTGAGTGCGTACTAGCGGGGTCTAACAAGACTAGCCAAGTGCAACGTAGGAATGCTCTATTGTGA
- a CDS encoding SDR family oxidoreductase — translation MNKGAVVVTGASTGIGETCALWLDKLGFQVFAGIRTDRDAQALKQKASERLNPIFLDVTDADSIASAAQTVAIAVGDAGLAGLVNNAGVAVAGPLEFLPPSDFRQQLEVNVTGQVAVTQVFIPLLRLASGRIINMGSIGGRSATPFLGPYNASKFALEALTDALRMELQPWGISVSIIELGAIATPIWEKSLAEADRMQQKLPAQAHNLYSRAIDVVSKSAATFAQKGISANIVAQAVVHALTAKKPKTRYLIGQNARLRTLLNFLPDRVRDQLILRAMGLDVSATSLQSSR, via the coding sequence GTGAATAAAGGAGCAGTCGTTGTCACAGGGGCATCCACAGGGATTGGCGAAACATGTGCCTTGTGGTTAGATAAGCTGGGTTTTCAAGTCTTTGCTGGTATACGCACAGATCGAGATGCTCAAGCGCTGAAACAGAAGGCATCTGAACGACTCAACCCAATTTTTTTAGATGTAACTGATGCTGACTCGATTGCATCTGCTGCTCAGACAGTGGCGATCGCAGTTGGTGATGCTGGACTGGCTGGTTTGGTGAATAATGCAGGTGTTGCTGTTGCAGGTCCACTGGAGTTCTTACCTCCGAGTGATTTTCGCCAGCAGTTGGAAGTGAATGTAACTGGGCAAGTTGCAGTTACACAGGTATTTATTCCTCTCTTACGACTTGCCTCCGGGCGAATCATCAATATGGGGTCGATTGGAGGCAGAAGTGCTACACCTTTTCTAGGTCCTTACAATGCCTCAAAATTTGCGCTGGAGGCACTCACAGATGCCCTACGCATGGAGCTACAGCCTTGGGGAATTTCGGTTTCAATCATTGAACTAGGTGCAATTGCCACTCCAATTTGGGAGAAATCTCTAGCTGAAGCAGACAGGATGCAGCAGAAGCTGCCAGCACAGGCGCATAATCTCTATAGTCGTGCTATAGATGTTGTAAGTAAAAGTGCAGCTACTTTCGCTCAGAAGGGGATTTCTGCGAATATAGTGGCTCAAGCTGTAGTCCATGCACTTACAGCGAAGAAACCAAAGACTCGCTATCTTATTGGGCAAAATGCGAGACTCAGGACATTGCTGAATTTCTTGCCGGATAGAGTGCGCGATCAGCTGATTTTGCGAGCAATGGGACTTGATGTTTCGGCAACCTCCTTGCAGTCATCTCGATAG
- a CDS encoding response regulator, with protein MDTGQVRVLLVDDDEDDYVLTRDWFSQMQGDPFKLEWVESYDAALEAIAHHHHDVYLFDYRLGERTGLELLREAVAKGCSAPIILLTGQGDHEVDIEAMKAGAADYLEKSQIGAPLLERSIRYAIDRKRTEEALRQQTERERLVVEIAQRIRQSLNLTEILSTTVSEVRQFLQVDRVFIYRFEPDWGGVVVVESLGSDGLKPILRSRLKDPSFEETSLQRYKQGRIQATADIYAADLTQCYIDFMAQFQVRAALVVPILQGQDLWGLLVANHCSAPRQWQQLEINLLKQLATQVAIAIQQSTLFEQAQTDLAERKQAEQKIREQAALLDVATDAIFVRDLEKNILFWNKGAERLYGWKAEEAIGKNANQLLYQETFSQQLKEAQLTLAHTGEWQGELHQVTKDGKQIIVQSRWTLVRDEQEKPKSILVVNTDITEKKLLEAQFLRAQRLESIGTLASGIAHDLNNILAPILMTAQLLETQLHDQRSQRLLPILVTNAKRGAALVKQVLSFARGVEGTCTVLQIKHLVTEIRQIIKETFPKSIEVYTDVPPNLWTVSGDATQLHQVLMNLCVNARDAMLNGGTLKICAENLFIDEHYARMHLEAKVGPYIVITVADTGTGISPEIVERIFEPFFTTKELGKGTGLGLSTVMGIIKSHGGFITVYSEMGRGTEFKVYLPAVEAMEALEVPDAELHLGNGELVLVVDDEAAIREITKTSLETYNYKAITASDGIEAIALYAEHRDQISVVLTDMLMPSMDGATTIRTLQKINPNVKIIAVSGLASTDKQTAAISAGVKTFLSKPYTAKELLSTINRVLNNNYQSTTARNSCS; from the coding sequence ATGGACACTGGTCAAGTTAGAGTGCTTCTAGTTGATGATGACGAGGATGACTATGTCTTGACTCGTGATTGGTTCTCCCAAATGCAGGGAGATCCTTTCAAGCTGGAATGGGTGGAAAGTTACGACGCTGCTTTAGAGGCGATCGCCCATCACCATCACGATGTCTATCTCTTCGACTACCGCTTGGGTGAGCGCACTGGATTGGAACTCTTGCGCGAAGCAGTGGCTAAAGGTTGTTCTGCTCCTATCATCTTGCTAACTGGACAAGGAGACCACGAAGTAGACATTGAAGCAATGAAGGCTGGAGCGGCAGATTACCTAGAAAAGAGCCAAATTGGAGCACCTTTGCTAGAGCGTTCCATCCGCTATGCGATTGACCGCAAGCGAACGGAGGAGGCGCTGCGACAGCAAACCGAGCGGGAGCGACTGGTGGTGGAGATTGCCCAACGCATCCGTCAGTCTCTTAACCTCACAGAGATCCTGAGTACCACAGTGTCTGAAGTGCGGCAGTTTCTCCAGGTTGATCGGGTGTTCATTTACCGCTTCGAGCCAGATTGGGGAGGGGTTGTGGTCGTAGAATCTTTAGGGTCCGACGGCTTGAAACCGATTCTAAGAAGCAGACTCAAAGACCCCAGCTTTGAGGAAACTAGTCTCCAGCGGTATAAACAAGGTCGCATTCAAGCTACAGCAGATATCTATGCCGCAGATTTGACCCAATGTTACATCGATTTTATGGCTCAGTTTCAAGTTCGGGCAGCTTTGGTGGTACCAATTTTGCAAGGGCAAGACTTGTGGGGTTTGCTCGTGGCTAACCACTGTTCGGCACCACGGCAATGGCAACAGTTGGAGATCAATTTGCTCAAGCAATTGGCAACGCAGGTAGCGATCGCCATTCAACAATCAACACTCTTCGAGCAGGCACAAACCGACCTCGCCGAGCGCAAGCAAGCCGAACAAAAAATCCGCGAACAAGCAGCCCTGCTTGATGTGGCAACAGACGCAATTTTTGTTAGAGATTTAGAAAAGAACATCTTATTTTGGAATAAAGGTGCTGAGCGGCTATACGGCTGGAAGGCTGAAGAAGCGATCGGCAAAAATGCTAATCAGCTGTTGTACCAAGAAACGTTTTCTCAGCAACTTAAAGAAGCCCAGCTCACACTTGCCCACACAGGTGAATGGCAGGGTGAGTTACATCAAGTTACCAAAGACGGCAAGCAAATTATTGTTCAAAGCCGCTGGACGCTCGTGCGTGATGAACAGGAGAAACCAAAATCAATTCTGGTGGTCAATACCGACATTACAGAGAAGAAACTACTAGAAGCCCAGTTTCTCCGCGCCCAGCGATTGGAGAGTATCGGTACCCTTGCCAGTGGTATCGCTCACGATTTGAACAATATACTAGCTCCGATTTTAATGACAGCACAGCTATTAGAAACTCAACTGCACGATCAGCGCAGTCAAAGGCTACTGCCGATATTAGTTACCAATGCTAAGCGCGGCGCTGCTTTGGTTAAGCAAGTACTGTCATTTGCGCGAGGAGTTGAAGGTACGTGTACGGTTTTGCAAATCAAGCATCTGGTTACGGAAATTAGGCAGATTATCAAAGAGACTTTTCCCAAATCTATCGAAGTTTATACAGACGTACCGCCAAACCTGTGGACTGTCTCAGGAGATGCCACTCAACTGCATCAGGTGCTGATGAACCTGTGTGTGAACGCCCGCGATGCCATGCTCAATGGTGGCACTTTGAAGATCTGTGCCGAGAATCTATTCATTGATGAACATTATGCTCGGATGCATCTGGAAGCCAAAGTTGGTCCTTACATTGTGATTACGGTGGCGGATACGGGCACTGGTATTTCACCTGAAATTGTAGAGCGAATTTTTGAGCCATTTTTCACCACTAAAGAGCTAGGCAAAGGTACGGGTTTAGGATTATCAACAGTAATGGGTATTATCAAAAGCCACGGTGGGTTTATCACCGTTTACAGTGAAATGGGCAGAGGTACCGAATTTAAGGTATACTTGCCAGCCGTGGAAGCAATGGAAGCGCTAGAAGTACCGGATGCCGAATTGCATCTAGGAAACGGAGAATTAGTTCTTGTAGTGGATGATGAAGCCGCAATTCGCGAAATTACCAAAACATCATTGGAAACATACAACTACAAAGCTATAACTGCTAGTGATGGCATTGAGGCAATAGCACTGTACGCTGAGCATCGCGATCAAATCAGCGTGGTATTGACAGATATGCTGATGCCCTCAATGGATGGTGCAACCACCATCCGCACGTTACAAAAAATCAACCCTAACGTCAAAATTATTGCTGTCAGTGGGCTAGCCTCCACCGATAAACAGACGGCTGCTATTAGCGCTGGTGTCAAAACGTTTTTATCGAAACCCTACACAGCGAAGGAATTATTGTCAACTATTAATCGGGTTCTTAACAATAATTACCAATCAACTACAGCAAGGAATTCCTGTTCTTAA